A single window of Polyangia bacterium DNA harbors:
- a CDS encoding heme-binding protein has protein sequence MKPSLLSVLCAAFLMSQAHAQGLLQTNRVSADLANQAVAAVVAKCASQGYAETGVLIDADGVQQAVLRGNRAGAHTLDSAFAKAYTSASFKTDTTALVERSKTVPVLANLFKLPHLLLLGGGIPIKVGDEVVGAIGAAGAPGGDLDDACARAGLDVIKDQLK, from the coding sequence ATGAAGCCGTCCCTCCTATCCGTCCTCTGCGCCGCTTTTCTCATGAGCCAAGCCCACGCCCAGGGCCTCCTCCAGACGAACCGCGTCTCCGCGGATCTCGCAAACCAAGCCGTTGCGGCGGTTGTTGCGAAATGCGCCAGCCAGGGTTACGCCGAGACCGGCGTGCTGATCGATGCCGACGGGGTGCAGCAGGCTGTGCTGCGCGGTAATCGCGCCGGCGCGCACACGCTCGACAGCGCCTTTGCCAAGGCCTACACGTCGGCATCGTTCAAGACCGACACGACCGCGCTTGTTGAAAGGTCGAAGACGGTACCGGTATTGGCGAACCTATTCAAATTGCCGCATCTGCTGTTGCTCGGCGGAGGCATCCCCATCAAGGTGGGCGACGAAGTGGTTGGAGCGATTGGCGCCGCCGGGGCCCCGGGCGGCGATCTCGACGACGCGTGCGCCCGCGCCGGCCTGGACGTGATCAAGGACCAGCTGAAGTAG